A window of the Arachis duranensis cultivar V14167 chromosome 5, aradu.V14167.gnm2.J7QH, whole genome shotgun sequence genome harbors these coding sequences:
- the LOC107489722 gene encoding LOW QUALITY PROTEIN: peroxidase 47-like (The sequence of the model RefSeq protein was modified relative to this genomic sequence to represent the inferred CDS: deleted 1 base in 1 codon), whose product MLKITCHIHLVFLLRGYEIIDDIKEELERQCLGVVSCADILALADRDAVFFAGGPVYDIPKGRKDGTRSKIEDTINLPSPNFNASDLIKMFAQHGFSAQEMVALSGAHTIGVARCSSFKNRLTKVDPNLNSEFAKTLSRTCSAGDNAEQPFDETRNDFDNLYFNALVSGNGVLTSDQTLFTSPRTRNFVNSYAQNQALFFLDFQQAMVKMNLLDIKEGSKGQVRDNCRKIN is encoded by the exons ATGCTTAAAATTACTTGTCATATCCATTTAGTTTTCCTTTTGAGAGGCTATGAAATCATAGATGACATCAAAGAAGAACTTGAAAGACAATGCCTTGGAGTAGTTTCATGTGCTGATATTCTTGCTTTAGCAGATAGAGATGCAGTTTTCTTT GCAGGGGGACCAGTTTATGACATACCAAAGGGAAGAAAAGATGGAACAAGGTCCAAAATTGAGGATACCATTAATCTGCCATCTCCCAACTTCAATGCTTCTGATCTCATCAAGATGTTTGCCCAACATGGCTTTTCAGCACAAGAGATGGTGGCTCTCTCTG GGGCTCACACAATAGGAGTAGCTAGGTGTTCTTCTTTCAAGAACAGGCTAACAAAAGTGGATCCAAATTTGAACTCAGAATTTGCAAAGACACTGTCCAGAACATGCAGTGCTGGTGACAATGCTGAGCAGCCCTTTGATGAAACAAGGAATGATTTCGACAACTTGTACTTCAACGCTTTGGTCTCCGGCAATGGGGTTCTCACATCCGATCAAACATTGTTCACTAGTCCAAGAACTAGGAATTTTGTCAACTCTTATGCA CAAAACCAAGCCTTATTCTTCTTGGATTTCCAACAAGCCATGGTCAAAATGAACTTGCTTGATATCAAAGAAGGTTCCAAGGGTCAAGTTAGAGATAACTGCCgcaaaataaattga